A stretch of the Actinomyces qiguomingii genome encodes the following:
- a CDS encoding radical SAM/SPASM domain-containing protein, producing MGSRTMRPSFNGVEPPTTNEMPLHLVWALTNACNVRCIHCYASSAARLPDELQYDEIIQNVNILANDGLLDLAISGGEPLMVKHLNHIVEHAVGLGVNVGIGTNGWALTSTRAKELASAGVGRIQISLDGMQRTHDIVRRRAGMFDRAKRAIENSIDASLKTKVCFTIHRGNYEQLYEVFEYALELGVSGFNLSQLVATGRASKDLDLPPSQWRDILMWWHDMRRRHPEVDMSTHLAQIALVAPELTGSPMFRGCQAGMAQGAIAANGDVYPCVVLPYTVGNIRRLSVREIWTNSPVLRTLRDRRNLAVACQCCPIREKCGGCRGNAYALTSNMYESDLRCRYRPTDEHNGISYANLDDDREQRNSSGECELGSQRNDNMTS from the coding sequence ATGGGATCGAGAACCATGAGACCGAGTTTCAACGGTGTGGAGCCACCAACAACGAACGAGATGCCCCTGCACCTCGTATGGGCTTTAACGAACGCGTGCAATGTTCGCTGTATCCACTGTTACGCATCTTCCGCCGCAAGGCTGCCCGATGAGCTACAATACGACGAGATCATTCAGAACGTTAATATTCTCGCGAACGACGGGTTGTTGGACTTAGCAATTAGCGGAGGCGAGCCTCTGATGGTGAAGCATCTAAACCATATTGTGGAACACGCAGTTGGGCTCGGGGTCAACGTCGGAATTGGAACCAATGGCTGGGCTTTGACTTCAACCAGGGCTAAAGAGCTTGCATCCGCCGGAGTCGGTCGAATCCAGATATCGCTCGATGGCATGCAACGAACGCATGATATCGTTCGACGTCGAGCGGGCATGTTCGACAGGGCCAAGCGAGCAATCGAAAACAGCATAGATGCAAGCCTCAAAACTAAAGTATGTTTTACGATCCACCGTGGCAACTACGAACAACTATACGAAGTGTTTGAATACGCCTTGGAACTCGGTGTCAGTGGGTTCAACTTGTCTCAATTGGTGGCCACAGGAAGGGCTTCAAAAGACCTTGATCTGCCGCCGTCGCAATGGCGAGACATACTGATGTGGTGGCATGATATGCGGCGCCGACATCCCGAAGTTGATATGAGCACCCATTTGGCGCAAATCGCCCTAGTCGCTCCTGAGTTGACAGGTTCACCGATGTTTCGAGGATGTCAGGCAGGAATGGCGCAAGGTGCAATCGCTGCGAATGGCGATGTGTATCCTTGTGTTGTCCTGCCATACACCGTTGGAAACATCAGGCGCCTGTCAGTACGCGAGATATGGACAAATTCGCCGGTCCTACGAACGCTACGCGATCGTCGAAACCTTGCGGTTGCGTGTCAATGCTGTCCTATCCGCGAGAAATGTGGCGGTTGCAGAGGAAACGCTTATGCACTTACTAGCAACATGTACGAGTCCGATCTCCGCTGCCGGTACCGCCCGACCGATGAACATAATGGAATAAGTTACGCAAATCTAGATGACGATAGGGAGCAGCGCAACTCTAGCGGAGAATGTGAACTCGGTTCGCAACGGAATGACAACATGACGTCATGA
- the leuA gene encoding 2-isopropylmalate synthase, translating into MRTARPAPQQPSGMPFTKYRPFLDTVDVSLPDRTWPNNRITHAPRWLSTDLRDGNQSLIEPMGPAAKRAIFDLLVRMGFKEIEVGFPAASQTDYDFVRSLVEDDAIPEDVTISVLTQSREDLIDRTLDACVGAPRATVHLYNALSPLFREVVFRMGKDDIRELAVEGTRQVMARAEKVLTDETIFGYEYSPEIFVDTEREYSLEVCEAVMGVWQPEGDREIILNLPATVERATPNVYADQIEWMSRNLSHRDAVCLSIHNHNDRGSGIAAAELGMLAGADRVEGCLFGHGERTGNVDLVTLALNLFSQGIDPMLDLSDIDEVRRVVEHSTQMDVPPRTPYAGELVYTSFSGSHQDAIKKGFAARAEKVAAKVTEGMSQDEADVAVPWTMPYLPIDPHDVGRSYEAVVRVNSQSGKGGVSYLLRHTHNLDLPRRLQIEFSNIVQHHTDTYGGEVDADDLWSIFTDEYLPASAAPGVDLPTWGRYSLKGATLTAVGDDESILTVTIQDGDERKLLLTASGSGPLDAFVTALEQTGVQVRILDYAEHALSEGRDARAACYVECEVGGQVLWGVGIDHSITTASFKAVISAVNRAMR; encoded by the coding sequence ATGCGTACCGCTCGCCCCGCACCCCAGCAGCCATCCGGCATGCCCTTCACCAAGTACCGGCCCTTCCTCGACACCGTCGACGTTTCCCTGCCGGACCGCACCTGGCCGAACAACCGCATCACCCACGCCCCCCGTTGGCTGAGCACAGACCTGCGCGACGGCAACCAGTCCCTCATCGAGCCCATGGGGCCCGCCGCCAAACGCGCCATCTTTGACCTGCTGGTGCGCATGGGCTTTAAGGAGATCGAGGTCGGCTTCCCCGCCGCCTCCCAGACCGACTACGACTTCGTGCGCTCCCTGGTGGAGGACGACGCCATCCCCGAGGACGTCACCATCTCCGTGCTGACCCAGTCCCGCGAGGACCTGATTGACCGCACCCTGGACGCCTGCGTCGGCGCGCCGCGCGCCACCGTCCACCTGTACAACGCCCTGTCCCCGCTGTTCCGCGAGGTTGTCTTCCGCATGGGCAAGGACGACATACGCGAACTCGCCGTCGAGGGCACCCGCCAGGTCATGGCACGGGCGGAAAAGGTGCTCACCGATGAGACCATCTTCGGCTACGAGTACTCCCCGGAGATCTTCGTGGACACCGAGCGCGAGTACTCCCTGGAGGTCTGCGAGGCCGTAATGGGCGTGTGGCAGCCCGAGGGTGACCGCGAGATCATCCTGAACCTTCCCGCCACCGTCGAGCGCGCCACCCCCAATGTCTATGCCGACCAGATCGAGTGGATGAGCCGCAACCTGTCCCACCGCGACGCCGTATGCCTATCCATCCACAACCACAACGATCGCGGCTCCGGCATCGCCGCCGCCGAGCTCGGCATGCTCGCCGGCGCCGACCGTGTGGAGGGCTGTCTGTTCGGTCACGGCGAGCGCACCGGTAATGTCGACCTGGTCACACTGGCCCTCAACCTGTTCAGCCAGGGCATCGACCCCATGCTCGACCTGTCCGACATTGATGAGGTGCGCCGCGTCGTCGAGCATTCCACCCAGATGGACGTGCCCCCGCGCACCCCCTACGCCGGCGAGCTCGTCTACACCTCCTTCTCCGGCTCCCACCAAGATGCCATCAAGAAGGGTTTCGCTGCCCGCGCCGAAAAGGTCGCCGCCAAGGTGACCGAGGGCATGAGCCAGGACGAGGCGGACGTGGCCGTGCCCTGGACCATGCCCTACCTGCCCATCGACCCCCATGACGTCGGCCGCTCCTACGAGGCCGTGGTCCGGGTCAACTCCCAGTCCGGCAAGGGCGGAGTGTCCTATCTGCTACGACACACCCACAACCTGGATCTGCCGCGCCGCTTGCAGATCGAGTTCTCCAACATCGTCCAACACCACACCGACACCTACGGTGGCGAGGTCGATGCCGACGACCTGTGGTCGATCTTCACCGACGAGTACCTGCCCGCCTCGGCGGCACCCGGTGTCGATCTGCCCACCTGGGGCCGTTACAGCCTCAAGGGCGCCACGCTCACCGCCGTCGGCGATGACGAGTCCATTCTCACCGTCACCATCCAAGACGGAGACGAACGCAAACTGCTGCTGACCGCCTCCGGCTCAGGTCCGCTGGATGCCTTTGTCACCGCCCTGGAGCAGACCGGAGTCCAAGTGCGCATCCTCGACTACGCCGAGCATGCGCTGAGCGAGGGCCGTGACGCCCGCGCCGCCTGCTACGTCGAATGTGAGGTCGGTGGCCAGGTGCTGTGGGGTGTCGGCATCGATCACTCCATCACCACCGCCTCCTTCAAGGCGGTCATCTCGGCCGTCAACCGTGCCATGCGCTGA
- a CDS encoding type II toxin-antitoxin system PemK/MazF family toxin, whose translation MLRGEIRIVNLDPVIGSEANKRRPAVVVSNDDANTAAAVLGRGVVTVVPVTSSTERVLPFQVLLPAESTGLSLDSKAQAEQVRSVAVQRLGQVVGHLPTELMAKVDAALRLHLAL comes from the coding sequence ATGCTGCGCGGTGAGATACGGATTGTAAACCTCGATCCCGTGATAGGCAGCGAAGCAAACAAGCGTAGACCTGCCGTCGTGGTGAGCAACGACGATGCCAACACGGCGGCCGCGGTTCTCGGCCGAGGTGTTGTAACGGTGGTACCAGTCACGAGCTCAACCGAGCGTGTTCTCCCGTTCCAAGTCCTTCTCCCCGCGGAGTCGACCGGGTTGTCATTGGATTCCAAGGCACAGGCAGAACAGGTACGTTCTGTGGCGGTTCAACGCCTCGGTCAGGTGGTAGGACACTTGCCGACAGAGCTCATGGCCAAGGTTGATGCCGCATTAAGGCTTCACTTGGCCCTGTAG
- the uppS gene encoding polyprenyl diphosphate synthase produces MSENSENKDSAPSNDAVLERRPLDVVPLHREGLNPPALNPDAVPAHVACVMDGNGRWANARGLPRTEGHRVGESTMMDVIAGAVELGVKELSVYAFSTENWKRSPAEVRFLMGFTRSVLRAQTDDLLAWGVRVNWVGREPRLWKSVLKEVRRSERITAGNDTMVLNMCLNYGGRAEIADAARAIVHDVESGRLRASSISEKTVQRYLYSPNMRDVDLFIRTGGEQRTSNFLMWSSAYAELYFSDLPWPEFDRTELWRACEAYAHRERRFGGAVDRVSS; encoded by the coding sequence ATGTCGGAGAATTCGGAGAATAAGGACTCTGCGCCCTCCAATGACGCGGTCCTGGAGCGGCGCCCGCTCGACGTCGTCCCCCTGCACCGCGAGGGGCTGAACCCGCCCGCCCTCAACCCCGATGCCGTGCCTGCTCACGTCGCCTGTGTCATGGACGGCAATGGCCGCTGGGCCAACGCCCGCGGCCTGCCCCGCACCGAGGGGCACCGGGTGGGGGAGTCGACCATGATGGACGTGATCGCCGGCGCCGTTGAACTTGGGGTCAAGGAATTGAGCGTGTACGCCTTCTCCACCGAGAACTGGAAGCGTTCGCCGGCGGAGGTGCGCTTCCTGATGGGCTTTACCCGCTCCGTGCTGCGGGCCCAGACTGATGACCTGCTGGCCTGGGGTGTGCGCGTGAACTGGGTTGGGCGCGAACCGCGGCTGTGGAAGTCGGTGCTCAAGGAGGTGCGCCGCTCTGAGCGCATTACTGCCGGAAACGACACCATGGTGCTGAATATGTGCCTGAACTATGGCGGCCGAGCGGAGATCGCTGATGCCGCCCGCGCGATTGTTCACGACGTTGAATCGGGGCGGCTGCGGGCGTCGTCGATCAGTGAAAAGACGGTGCAGCGATACCTGTATTCCCCGAACATGCGGGACGTGGACCTGTTCATCCGTACCGGCGGGGAGCAGCGCACCAGCAACTTCCTGATGTGGTCCTCGGCCTACGCGGAGCTGTACTTCTCCGACCTGCCCTGGCCCGAGTTCGACCGCACCGAGCTGTGGCGCGCCTGCGAGGCCTACGCGCACCGTGAGCGCCGCTTCGGCGGCGCCGTCGACCGGGTCAGTAGCTAA
- a CDS encoding ABC transporter ATP-binding protein has translation MFPAPPAITTRGVDFAYGKHPVLHDVSLTVQPGEVVCLLGPNGVGKTTLVENLLGSLRPHAGSVRVFDTDPRRASAAFWARIGLVQQNWTDHAKWRVKDQLEWIRSMLLTATTRAATVSEVLDAVGLEDKANSRLSRLSGGQRRTLDFAAALLGQPELLILDEPTTGLDPVSKARLHDLIMERVDDDATVLMTTHDLSEAERLASRVVIMAAGRIIADGTVIELRESIGREAEVTWMQEGEHHVHATAAPERFLQQLDLDTISELTVTRPTLEEAYLALVSQPAEPEPTSTDARERSLPSDHHPTAKEPRP, from the coding sequence ATGTTCCCTGCCCCGCCCGCGATTACAACCCGCGGCGTCGACTTCGCCTACGGCAAGCACCCGGTGCTGCACGACGTCAGCCTCACGGTCCAGCCCGGCGAGGTGGTCTGCCTGCTGGGCCCCAACGGCGTCGGCAAGACCACGCTCGTGGAGAATCTGCTCGGCTCGCTGCGCCCGCACGCGGGCAGCGTCCGCGTATTCGACACCGATCCGCGCCGCGCAAGCGCCGCATTCTGGGCGCGGATCGGGCTGGTGCAGCAGAACTGGACCGATCACGCCAAGTGGCGGGTCAAGGACCAGCTGGAATGGATTCGCTCCATGCTGCTGACAGCGACGACGCGTGCAGCCACGGTGTCTGAGGTGCTCGACGCCGTGGGGCTTGAAGACAAGGCCAATTCACGCCTCTCCCGACTTTCGGGAGGGCAACGCCGCACGCTTGACTTCGCCGCGGCGCTGTTGGGTCAACCCGAGCTTCTGATTCTCGATGAGCCGACGACGGGGCTGGACCCCGTCTCCAAGGCGCGCCTGCACGATCTGATCATGGAGCGCGTCGACGACGACGCCACCGTCTTGATGACCACACACGACCTGTCCGAGGCCGAGCGCCTGGCCTCGCGCGTGGTCATCATGGCGGCGGGCCGGATCATCGCCGACGGCACCGTCATCGAGTTGCGTGAGAGCATCGGCCGGGAGGCGGAGGTGACCTGGATGCAGGAAGGCGAGCACCATGTGCACGCCACCGCAGCCCCCGAGCGCTTCCTGCAGCAGCTGGACCTGGACACGATCAGCGAGTTGACAGTCACTCGCCCCACTTTAGAAGAGGCCTACCTCGCCCTGGTCTCCCAGCCCGCAGAGCCAGAGCCGACGAGCACGGACGCCCGCGAACGCTCACTACCATCCGACCACCACCCCACCGCCAAGGAGCCTAGGCCATGA
- a CDS encoding helix-turn-helix transcriptional regulator translates to MSGEVVHNRIAVLRADRRVSRRQLAEALGVHYQTVGYLERGEYAPSLYLALRIARYFDVPVESVFSLEEFPPLS, encoded by the coding sequence ATGTCCGGAGAGGTCGTTCACAACCGCATCGCCGTGCTGCGTGCGGACCGTAGGGTCAGCCGAAGGCAGTTGGCGGAAGCGCTCGGCGTGCACTACCAGACGGTCGGCTATCTGGAGCGCGGCGAGTACGCCCCGTCGCTGTACCTGGCGCTGCGCATCGCCCGCTACTTCGATGTGCCCGTGGAATCGGTGTTCTCCCTGGAGGAGTTCCCGCCGCTGAGCTGA
- a CDS encoding ABC transporter ATP-binding protein produces the protein MATREENRERIRVLWEYIKPHRKVLALGVVLGLATTATSLATPMVTKWVLDTLGTGVNLLQPVGLLIGLFVVGAIAGFAQYVVLGRLAENIVLDARRSLISRFFRAKLLQVQRIRTGELVTRVTSDTVLLREATTSSVTQLVDGAVALVGTVALMLVLDVPLLIATLITLVVIAVPLIILMPMIGEADKRAQDSLGELGGSLESGMRALRTVKASRAEDREVAASQDRAQTAAKFAIRSVWISAMTGVVAGGGLQLGIIAILGFGAWRVSTGALAVSTLVAFLLYAFNLVAPISDLTMAFTQLQSGIAAAGRIRETQHLELEDLHAVPGGAAEVADAEDSPRIVLRDVIAQYADTEQPALSGVSLEIPRTGHVALVGPSGAGKTTVFSLLLRFLEPTSGSLELDGVPYERLSIDQVRSRISYVEQETPVIPGTVRDNVNYRHPEADDAEVWQALDAVGLADTVRRLPEGLNAQVAATSLSGGERQRLAIARALLRSPDLVLLDEATAQLDGISEAAIQRAILRLAQAGTVVTIAHRLSTVVDADRIIVLEDGQVRDEGTHAELLERDGLYQEFIAALRIGTPR, from the coding sequence ATGGCGACGCGCGAGGAGAACCGGGAGCGCATACGTGTCCTGTGGGAGTACATCAAACCGCACCGGAAGGTGCTGGCCCTCGGGGTCGTGCTCGGGCTGGCGACAACCGCCACCTCGCTGGCCACCCCCATGGTGACCAAGTGGGTCCTGGACACCCTGGGAACGGGCGTCAATCTGCTGCAGCCGGTGGGGCTGCTGATCGGTCTGTTCGTGGTGGGGGCGATTGCCGGCTTCGCGCAGTACGTGGTATTGGGCCGGCTGGCGGAGAACATCGTGCTGGACGCGCGCCGCTCCCTGATTAGCCGGTTTTTCCGCGCCAAGCTGCTCCAGGTGCAGCGCATCCGCACCGGTGAACTGGTCACCCGCGTCACCAGCGACACGGTGCTGCTGCGGGAGGCGACCACCAGTTCCGTCACTCAGCTGGTGGACGGAGCGGTGGCACTGGTCGGCACCGTCGCGCTCATGCTGGTCCTCGACGTACCCCTGCTCATCGCCACGCTCATCACCCTCGTGGTCATCGCAGTCCCCTTGATCATCCTGATGCCCATGATCGGTGAGGCCGATAAGCGCGCCCAGGACTCGCTGGGCGAGCTCGGCGGCTCGCTCGAGTCTGGTATGCGCGCCCTGCGCACCGTTAAGGCCTCACGTGCGGAGGACCGAGAGGTGGCGGCCTCCCAGGATCGGGCGCAGACCGCGGCCAAGTTCGCAATCCGCTCGGTGTGGATCTCGGCCATGACCGGGGTCGTTGCCGGTGGCGGTCTACAGCTGGGAATCATCGCCATCCTCGGTTTCGGGGCCTGGCGGGTGAGTACCGGGGCGCTGGCCGTATCCACGCTGGTCGCGTTCCTGCTGTACGCCTTCAATCTCGTTGCTCCGATCAGCGACCTGACCATGGCTTTCACCCAGCTGCAGTCCGGCATCGCGGCGGCCGGACGCATTCGCGAGACCCAGCATCTTGAGCTCGAGGATCTGCACGCGGTTCCGGGCGGCGCCGCTGAAGTCGCCGATGCGGAGGACTCGCCCCGGATCGTGCTGCGCGACGTCATCGCCCAGTACGCCGATACGGAGCAGCCGGCCCTGAGCGGAGTTAGCCTGGAGATCCCCCGTACCGGCCACGTCGCCCTGGTCGGTCCCTCCGGTGCGGGCAAGACCACGGTGTTCTCCCTGCTCCTGCGCTTCCTCGAACCGACTTCCGGAAGCCTTGAGCTCGACGGCGTGCCCTACGAGCGCCTGAGTATCGATCAAGTCCGCTCGCGGATCTCCTATGTGGAGCAGGAGACGCCGGTCATCCCGGGCACCGTCCGGGACAACGTTAACTACCGGCATCCGGAGGCCGACGATGCGGAGGTGTGGCAGGCGCTCGACGCCGTCGGCCTGGCGGACACGGTGCGTAGGCTGCCTGAGGGGCTGAATGCGCAGGTGGCCGCCACGAGCCTGTCCGGCGGGGAGAGGCAGCGACTCGCCATTGCGCGCGCCCTGCTGCGCTCCCCCGACCTGGTGCTGCTCGACGAGGCGACCGCCCAACTGGACGGTATCAGCGAGGCCGCGATTCAAAGGGCGATTCTCCGGCTCGCGCAGGCGGGGACAGTGGTGACGATCGCCCACCGCCTGTCCACCGTCGTCGACGCCGACCGCATCATCGTCCTGGAAGACGGGCAGGTGCGCGATGAGGGCACACACGCGGAACTGCTGGAGCGCGACGGCCTCTACCAAGAGTTCATCGCCGCCCTGCGGATCGGGACGCCCCGGTAG
- a CDS encoding ABC transporter permease, protein MTPTRSVPLPVLRAAARQAYGDLRPSIVGAGTTSILFTVAAILVVSRISNGPLRGLDSTSAFGTMFAAGSVGGFASLVMIQIGAETYTDRIGGALLRVRILPHGPLTWAIGKTLSTVVLVFIMQAMILLGTVLFIDVAMPATGTALLCLLIAALASLSCAPLGFFLSVFIRGVYSYMVNMVICLALFVAGCCYPTSALPGWVQGIQMVLPTYWSGHLTRWALVGDPSWEIGGSFHPVLAVGVLLAWIVVGFGLVPPVIRRSFRKETIGGLSRTQSTIRSQTGL, encoded by the coding sequence ATGACCCCCACCCGATCTGTGCCCCTGCCCGTACTGCGTGCGGCGGCGCGCCAGGCCTACGGCGACCTGCGCCCGAGCATCGTGGGAGCCGGAACGACGTCCATCCTGTTTACAGTGGCCGCCATATTGGTCGTCTCCCGGATAAGCAATGGTCCGCTCCGCGGACTCGACTCCACCAGTGCCTTCGGCACCATGTTCGCGGCCGGCAGCGTCGGCGGCTTCGCCAGTCTCGTCATGATACAGATCGGAGCGGAAACCTATACCGATCGCATCGGGGGCGCACTGCTGCGGGTGCGCATCCTCCCACACGGACCGCTCACCTGGGCGATCGGCAAGACGCTGTCCACCGTGGTGTTGGTTTTCATCATGCAGGCGATGATCCTTCTAGGAACTGTCCTGTTCATTGATGTCGCTATGCCCGCCACCGGAACGGCACTGCTCTGCCTGCTTATTGCCGCGCTGGCCTCGCTGTCGTGCGCGCCGCTCGGGTTCTTCCTCAGCGTGTTCATCCGCGGCGTTTACAGTTACATGGTGAACATGGTGATCTGCCTCGCGCTGTTCGTGGCCGGTTGTTGCTACCCGACCTCCGCGCTGCCGGGCTGGGTGCAGGGCATTCAGATGGTGTTGCCGACCTACTGGTCCGGGCACCTGACCCGCTGGGCGCTTGTGGGCGATCCGTCCTGGGAGATCGGCGGCAGCTTCCACCCGGTGCTGGCCGTCGGAGTGCTGCTGGCCTGGATCGTCGTCGGCTTCGGGCTGGTGCCGCCGGTCATTCGCCGCAGCTTCCGCAAGGAGACGATCGGCGGCCTGAGCCGCACCCAGTCGACGATCCGCTCACAGACTGGGCTGTGA
- the recO gene encoding DNA repair protein RecO — protein sequence MGERLYRDEAIVLRTYKLGEADRIIVMLTRAHGQVRAIAKGVRRTTSRFGARLEPFSMIDVQLHAGRNLDVVTQAETIDPFGRNIAVDYAMFTCAETMAETAERLTRDDGDLGTTESPQQFLLLYGALSALARRRHAPGLVLDSYLLRALALAGWAPSCYDCARCGAPGPHTAFHVQAGGAVCSACRPAGSVDVEPGTMALLGALLSGNWELADVSAARQRAEASGCVSAYLTWHLERRLRSLSLVERA from the coding sequence TTGGGTGAGAGGCTCTACCGGGACGAGGCCATCGTTCTGCGCACCTACAAGCTGGGCGAGGCGGACCGCATCATCGTGATGCTCACCCGCGCACACGGGCAGGTGCGTGCCATAGCCAAGGGGGTGCGTCGCACGACTTCGCGTTTCGGTGCGCGCCTGGAGCCCTTCTCCATGATTGATGTGCAACTGCACGCTGGGCGCAACCTGGATGTGGTCACCCAGGCGGAGACCATCGACCCCTTCGGTCGCAATATCGCCGTCGACTACGCCATGTTTACCTGCGCCGAGACCATGGCCGAGACTGCCGAGCGCCTCACCCGCGACGACGGCGACCTGGGCACCACCGAATCTCCACAGCAGTTCCTGCTGTTGTACGGAGCACTGTCAGCCCTGGCGCGCCGCCGCCACGCCCCCGGTCTGGTACTCGACTCCTACCTTCTTCGGGCCCTCGCCCTGGCCGGCTGGGCGCCCTCTTGCTACGACTGCGCCCGCTGCGGCGCACCCGGGCCACACACGGCCTTTCATGTGCAGGCAGGCGGTGCAGTCTGCTCCGCCTGCCGACCCGCCGGCTCCGTCGACGTCGAACCGGGCACCATGGCACTGCTTGGCGCCCTGCTTTCGGGCAACTGGGAACTGGCGGACGTATCGGCGGCGCGTCAGCGCGCCGAGGCGTCCGGATGCGTCTCGGCTTATCTGACATGGCATCTGGAGCGGCGCCTGCGCTCTCTATCCCTGGTCGAAAGGGCCTGA
- a CDS encoding alpha/beta hydrolase, protein MREFPRRAWTLLSWLWRTERRRTLIVLAAAFIAAVLMGLLGTGGREIWEILLTLALGALVLAVSTDHRTIGGIMVTALALSLIGTLAGPRWNPQPVADSLTPYTTDTAIGGTVDTAAVGTYRVQTTKITITQANGDESTALLRRPIGVEDDTPGVIFMHGAGTHTFWGFSEQAESLASAGVTTLVPGKPMEDYSATERDYLSMAETYRHSLDYLIALEGVDSGDIGIYGESEGAIPAVVLTAEDDRVAFLILASAPVVRLREQAALAVDTYMRNVGVPQALLDLIPRVLGSANIPGGGFEYADFDSVTYLETITVPVLMLYGTADASMPLVQGPTTVREALQAANNDQFTVRYYDGANHGLKLGISTDGSLAPGVTRDLSRWVTGLPDTASAQPHVAGATPTQAYWAQAPDPTRWYASGDLMLTTLIMGFGLMVAAGVGWLLGQAPRLRGRRGLHLPDPIGRWATSLCLSVTAAWLLYVVYILGVASLATSYRTNHLFSYGGWVVVQLVAMVAVVMLVKLAYRARRMRAATHAANRERGEKGRWLTVPAAAVLTAAMIGAATLLVAIAYWGLFPMLV, encoded by the coding sequence ATGCGCGAGTTCCCGCGCCGGGCCTGGACGCTGTTGTCATGGCTGTGGCGCACCGAACGGCGACGCACCCTGATCGTGTTGGCGGCCGCATTCATCGCAGCCGTGCTCATGGGATTGCTGGGGACCGGGGGACGGGAGATCTGGGAGATACTCCTCACACTCGCCCTGGGGGCTCTGGTGCTGGCGGTATCCACCGACCACCGCACCATTGGCGGGATTATGGTCACCGCCCTTGCTCTCAGCCTCATCGGCACGCTTGCGGGACCTCGTTGGAACCCGCAGCCGGTCGCCGATTCCCTGACTCCGTATACAACCGACACCGCCATCGGCGGCACGGTGGATACTGCAGCCGTCGGCACCTATCGCGTTCAGACCACCAAAATCACCATCACCCAGGCCAACGGTGATGAAAGCACCGCTCTGTTGCGCCGACCCATCGGCGTGGAGGATGACACCCCGGGGGTGATCTTCATGCACGGCGCCGGCACCCACACCTTCTGGGGCTTCTCCGAACAGGCCGAGTCGCTTGCCTCCGCCGGCGTGACCACGCTGGTACCCGGCAAACCCATGGAGGATTACTCCGCAACTGAACGCGACTACCTGTCCATGGCCGAAACCTACCGGCACAGTCTGGATTATCTGATCGCCCTGGAGGGCGTGGACAGCGGCGACATAGGCATATACGGCGAATCCGAGGGCGCCATCCCCGCGGTGGTACTGACCGCCGAGGATGACCGGGTTGCCTTCCTGATCCTGGCCAGCGCTCCGGTGGTGCGGCTGCGCGAGCAGGCGGCGCTTGCCGTGGACACCTATATGCGAAATGTAGGAGTTCCGCAGGCCCTGCTGGATCTGATTCCGCGCGTGCTTGGCTCCGCCAACATCCCCGGCGGCGGCTTCGAGTACGCCGACTTCGACTCCGTGACCTACCTGGAGACCATCACCGTCCCGGTGCTCATGCTCTACGGCACCGCCGATGCCTCCATGCCGCTGGTGCAGGGGCCTACAACCGTGCGGGAAGCGCTGCAGGCCGCCAACAACGATCAGTTCACCGTCAGGTACTACGACGGCGCCAACCATGGGCTCAAACTCGGTATCTCCACCGACGGTTCGCTCGCCCCGGGGGTGACCCGCGACCTGTCCCGGTGGGTGACCGGCCTGCCGGACACCGCCTCCGCCCAGCCGCATGTGGCTGGCGCCACCCCCACCCAGGCCTACTGGGCACAGGCTCCCGACCCCACTCGCTGGTATGCCTCAGGGGATCTGATGCTCACCACTCTCATAATGGGTTTCGGGCTGATGGTGGCGGCCGGCGTCGGCTGGCTACTCGGGCAGGCGCCACGATTGCGTGGACGCCGCGGCCTGCACCTGCCCGACCCCATCGGCCGGTGGGCCACCTCCCTGTGCCTGAGCGTAACAGCAGCCTGGTTACTGTACGTGGTCTACATCCTGGGGGTGGCCTCCCTGGCCACCAGTTACCGCACTAACCATTTGTTCTCCTACGGCGGCTGGGTGGTGGTCCAGTTGGTGGCGATGGTCGCCGTGGTCATGCTCGTCAAGCTCGCCTATCGAGCCCGGCGCATGCGGGCGGCGACGCATGCCGCCAATCGGGAGCGCGGTGAGAAGGGACGCTGGCTGACCGTGCCCGCCGCAGCCGTGCTCACCGCGGCGATGATTGGGGCTGCCACGCTGCTGGTGGCCATCGCCTACTGGGGACTGTTCCCCATGCTGGTGTGA